One window of Bifidobacterium pseudocatenulatum DSM 20438 = JCM 1200 = LMG 10505 genomic DNA carries:
- the purT gene encoding formate-dependent phosphoribosylglycinamide formyltransferase has protein sequence MTEENRALGTPLGKHPTRVLFLGSGELGKEVALELMRLGAWVCAADSYEGAPAQQVAHEYRVLDMANAEQLRVLFDEIQPDIIVPEVEAIATSELAAAAERGAQVVPSAEIASICMDRERLRVLAHEELGLPTTPYRFAGSLEELRAGAKTVGYPCVVKPIMSSSGHGQSVVRSADAIDAAWVEAQEGRRAHDEGDVSRVIVEALAPLDYELTVLTVSSSAGIVTCAPIGQRQESGDYRESWQPASFTQDVLAQAQRIACTAVEGLVAKAKASDEKGWGVFGVELFVLTDGSVLFNEVSPRPHDTGMVTMASQRLSEFALHARAILGLPITQEHVALSIPDGAVAASHAIVIQGDGEAEFRNVANALSQPGTDLRIFAKPEVHGHRRMAVALAIGTDEADARAKAENVAESLEIDIA, from the coding sequence ATGACTGAAGAGAATCGTGCCTTGGGCACTCCGCTTGGTAAGCATCCGACTCGTGTTCTGTTTCTTGGCTCCGGCGAGCTGGGCAAGGAAGTCGCTCTCGAACTGATGAGGCTTGGCGCATGGGTATGCGCGGCCGATTCCTATGAGGGCGCTCCGGCACAACAGGTGGCGCACGAATACCGTGTGCTCGACATGGCCAATGCCGAACAGTTGCGCGTATTGTTTGACGAAATTCAGCCGGACATCATTGTTCCGGAAGTCGAAGCGATCGCCACCAGCGAATTGGCTGCCGCGGCCGAGCGTGGCGCACAGGTGGTGCCAAGTGCCGAAATCGCATCCATTTGCATGGATCGCGAACGTTTGCGCGTACTTGCGCATGAGGAATTGGGATTGCCGACCACGCCGTACCGCTTCGCAGGCTCGCTGGAAGAGCTTCGCGCTGGGGCAAAAACGGTTGGCTACCCGTGCGTGGTCAAGCCGATTATGAGTTCTTCCGGTCACGGCCAGTCCGTGGTGCGTTCCGCCGATGCGATTGATGCGGCTTGGGTTGAGGCACAGGAAGGTCGTCGCGCGCACGACGAGGGAGACGTTTCCCGAGTGATTGTAGAAGCGTTGGCTCCGCTTGATTACGAGCTGACGGTGTTGACCGTCAGCTCCAGCGCCGGCATCGTGACCTGCGCTCCGATCGGACAGCGTCAGGAAAGCGGCGACTATCGCGAATCCTGGCAACCGGCCTCCTTCACACAGGATGTGCTTGCGCAGGCGCAACGCATAGCGTGCACCGCAGTGGAAGGTCTGGTGGCGAAGGCCAAGGCTTCCGACGAGAAGGGTTGGGGTGTGTTCGGCGTGGAATTGTTCGTGCTGACCGACGGTTCCGTGTTGTTCAATGAAGTCTCCCCACGTCCGCATGACACTGGCATGGTCACGATGGCGTCGCAACGGTTAAGCGAATTCGCGTTGCATGCGCGTGCGATTCTCGGTTTGCCGATTACGCAGGAACATGTCGCCTTGTCGATCCCGGACGGTGCCGTCGCGGCAAGCCATGCGATCGTCATTCAGGGCGATGGTGAAGCCGAATTCCGCAACGTCGCCAACGCTTTGTCTCAGCCGGGCACCGATCTGCGTATTTTCGCGAAGCCGGAAGTGCACGGCCATCGTCGTATGGCGGTCGCGCTGGCCATCGGAACAGATGAGGCCGACGCGCGTGCTAAAGCCGAGAATGTGGCCGAATCGCTCGAAATCGACATCGCCTGA
- a CDS encoding glycosyltransferase yields MECMSETEQEETQRPLTIAMVVDTSGNRGNGTSNSALQWAEELKRQGHTVRLVGIGAPEYPARVNHVPLVSWVAKKQQMQFAEPSDTLFRTAFRGVDVVHIYTPFRFGQHACKVAKQMGIAVTAGYHVQPENITYSAGPLKYIPGIDKFIYWLFNLWLYRKIDHVHVPTELGASLLRSHGYKSKLHVISNGYESRFTAKTQRDAGKSAPVPFHIVASGRLTNEKNHVALIHAIARCRHAQDIELTIAGTGPLKKKLQRLAARLLSRPASIGFHKNTEMPALLRSGDLLVHPSIADLESVSVIEGMAAGLVPVIASSPLSAAGQFALRDESLFPVDDVEALARRIDWWVDHPDELSKWGEIYAEHTKEHYSVAASVRKFVAMEREAIADNANKQINA; encoded by the coding sequence ATGGAGTGCATGTCTGAGACGGAACAGGAAGAAACACAGCGACCCCTGACCATCGCCATGGTGGTCGACACGTCGGGAAACCGAGGTAACGGCACGTCGAATTCGGCGTTGCAGTGGGCGGAGGAATTGAAGCGGCAAGGCCATACGGTCAGGCTTGTGGGCATTGGTGCGCCTGAATACCCGGCACGAGTCAACCATGTGCCTCTGGTCAGTTGGGTGGCGAAAAAGCAGCAGATGCAGTTCGCCGAACCGAGCGACACGCTGTTCAGAACCGCGTTCCGAGGCGTGGACGTGGTGCACATCTACACGCCGTTCCGTTTTGGCCAGCATGCGTGCAAAGTCGCCAAACAGATGGGAATCGCGGTTACTGCGGGCTATCATGTGCAGCCGGAGAACATCACGTATTCGGCAGGTCCGCTGAAATATATTCCGGGCATCGACAAGTTCATCTACTGGCTGTTCAATTTGTGGCTGTACCGCAAAATCGACCATGTGCATGTGCCGACCGAGCTTGGCGCAAGTTTGCTGCGTTCTCACGGGTACAAATCGAAACTGCATGTGATTTCCAACGGATATGAATCACGATTCACTGCGAAAACGCAGCGCGATGCGGGGAAGTCTGCTCCGGTTCCGTTCCACATTGTCGCTTCCGGACGATTGACGAACGAAAAGAATCATGTCGCATTAATTCATGCGATCGCCCGTTGCAGGCATGCGCAAGATATTGAACTGACGATTGCCGGCACCGGTCCTTTGAAAAAGAAATTGCAGCGACTCGCCGCACGTTTGCTTTCCCGACCGGCATCGATCGGATTTCATAAGAACACCGAAATGCCCGCGTTGCTGCGTTCCGGCGATTTGCTGGTGCATCCTTCGATTGCCGATCTCGAATCGGTGAGCGTCATTGAAGGTATGGCCGCCGGTTTGGTGCCGGTCATCGCATCGTCTCCGTTGAGCGCCGCAGGCCAGTTCGCGTTACGTGACGAATCGCTATTCCCTGTCGACGATGTGGAAGCGTTGGCAAGGCGCATCGATTGGTGGGTCGATCACCCCGATGAACTGTCGAAATGGGGCGAAATCTATGCCGAACACACTAAAGAGCATTATTCGGTGGCTGCTTCCGTGCGTAAATTCGTGGCTATGGAACGCGAGGCGATCGCCGATAATGCCAATAAGCAAATCAATGCGTAA